GGTTTCGATATGATAAATAGGAACATGTGCCATTACTCTTTGACCAGCAAGTCTTCTTCTGCTGATTCTTTTTCTTTTTTTTGACATTGATTGGTACTCCTGAAATTATTAATTAGATTAGTCTTAGTTATTTTACTAATCTTATATCTGTGATTTTGAATTCACTTCAAATTACATAGAGGACCCATCAACCCCTGATGTAGCTTAAAATATGATTATATGTTCATATTTAAGGCTGGCTAAAGTCAGACCTCTTTATATATCTTAATACTTTTTTCATATTTTACAAGCCCTTTTCAAGTTTTTTCTAAAAATTACTTAAAATTTCATTAATTATGAATATCACTAAAAAATTTGAAGAACTTATTGTGAGACAGCTAGAGAGTTTTGGTTGCTCAATGGGAGTTACTCATATCGTTATGTATCTTGCTTCAGCTAATCAAGGAACTAAAGCATCTTTTGAAATAATTGGTCAATGGCCACAAAGTGATAGGCTTCTAATATCAATAGAAGATGATCCTTCACTAAAAGTTTCTTCTCCTAATAGAAGATGGTACCCGCTTCAAGAAAACGATATTCTACTTGGTGTTCTTAGGGTGGAAACTGATTTGCAAGGGGGAAATTGGCCATTATCTCTTGATTCTAGATTAAAAGCACTTTCAATATCTTTAGCTAAATGCGTTTCTATCGAATTAGAACGTCAAAATAAAAATGAAGAAATCAATTATTTAAAAAGTCAGGTTAATGTCATAATCCATCAATTGAGGAATCCATTGGCTGCTCTTAGGACATATGCAAAATTACTAATAAAAAGACTTGGTTCAGATGATGGCTCTATTGAAATAGTCGAACGCATGATAATAGAGCAAAAACAAATTAATCAATATATGGATTCTTTTTCGAAATTAAATTCACCTATTGAACTGCCTCTAGAGATTGGAGAGGAAAGATTATTATTACCACCAAATTTAGATAATAAAAAGGTAATAACTGTTCAGGGTTTATTGAGGCCAATATTAGAAAGGGGTAAAGCTAATGCGGACTTAGAGAATAGAGATTGGACTGAACCTTCTCTTTGGCCAGATTGGACTATATCGCCCTTAAAGGCAAAATATGCTGTAATTGCCGAAATTGTGGCCAATTTATTAGAAAATGCGTTTAAATATGCCCAAAAAGATGCTGAAATTGGACTCGCAATTACGAGTAATGGACTTTGTATATTTGATGATGGTAAAAAAATAACCAAAAATGAAAACGAGAAAATTTTTGAAAAAGGTTTTAGAGGATCTGCGGCTAAAAAGAAGGACGGAACTGGTGTGGGACTTTTTTTGGCGAGGAAATTAGCAAAACAAATTGGAGGAGATTTGAGATTGCTGGAAAATAACTCGATTGATAATACTGAGAAATTAAAAAATCTTAAGAAGAAAAATATTTTCTATTTAGAACTACCTATAAAAGAATTGCATGCATAAACAACATTGCAGTTTCAACTAGTACAACACTTGCACCGCATACATCTCCATTGAAGCCTCCAATTTTAATACCCAGAATGTTTGGAATAGAATAGCTTAGAAAAATACCAATCAAAATAAGA
The window above is part of the Prochlorococcus marinus CUG1415 genome. Proteins encoded here:
- a CDS encoding sensor histidine kinase, with amino-acid sequence MNITKKFEELIVRQLESFGCSMGVTHIVMYLASANQGTKASFEIIGQWPQSDRLLISIEDDPSLKVSSPNRRWYPLQENDILLGVLRVETDLQGGNWPLSLDSRLKALSISLAKCVSIELERQNKNEEINYLKSQVNVIIHQLRNPLAALRTYAKLLIKRLGSDDGSIEIVERMIIEQKQINQYMDSFSKLNSPIELPLEIGEERLLLPPNLDNKKVITVQGLLRPILERGKANADLENRDWTEPSLWPDWTISPLKAKYAVIAEIVANLLENAFKYAQKDAEIGLAITSNGLCIFDDGKKITKNENEKIFEKGFRGSAAKKKDGTGVGLFLARKLAKQIGGDLRLLENNSIDNTEKLKNLKKKNIFYLELPIKELHA